GCCCGTCCGGCGAGGGGATGGTCTCCCATCCCTCGATAGCGGCGGAGGAACCCGTCGCACAGATGACAAGTGCAGCCAACGCGGCTCGGACGAGAAAGCGCAACGATACCATGTGCGGGAATCCTCTCAGCCGTGGATGGGTCGGTGGTGTGTCACTGGGCGGCGCGCTCGCGTTCGAGCTGTTCGCGCTGCCAGTCCCAGTCGATGCCGCCTTCGTAGAACCGGTCGGGATGCTCCAGCGCCCATATCTGCTTGCGGATGACGTAGTTGTTGGGCTCGAGCCGCAGCGCCCGTCGGAGATGATCGACGGCTTCGTTCTTCCGCCCTTGCGCCATGAGGAGAGCCCCCAGCCCGAAGTGGACGGACGCGCTTTCGGCGCCCAGCTCGAGCGCGCGCTCGTAGGCTGCCATCGCCGCGGATGATTCGCCCGAGCGCCGTCGGCTCTCGGCAAGTTCCGCCCAAAGCCGTCCGTCATTGGGCGCGAGACGTACAAGCGCCTCGTATGCGCGCATCGCCTCAGACGGGTCGGGCCCTGGCTTCTCGGGTTCGACGCTCCCCGTCGACGCATCGGCAGCCCACTTCTCGACTTCCTCGCGGTCTCTGGCTTGCGCCACGAACCGACCCGCCTCGTCGATCAGGAACGTGTTCGGAACGACGATGAACCCGAAGAGCGCCCCCAGCCGATTCGCGGAATCGACCAGCGACGGATGTGTCGATCCTGCGGCTTCCACATAGGGTCTAGCAGCTTCGGCTCCCTGCACGTCCATGGCGACGGAGACGACTTCGACTGCGTTCCCCCACTGCTTGTGGAACTCCTGCCACCCGGGCAGTTGCTCGCGGCAGCCTCACCAGCTCGCCCACGTGAAGAGAACCATCTTGCGACCTCGCGCCGACGCGAACGAATAAGGCGTGCCGTCGAGGTTCGGCAGGATCACATCGGGCAGCAGATCGCCCGGCGCGATGCGGAGATCCGACGCGCGCGATGGGTTCAGGACGAGCGTATCGCCGCGCTGCGCGAATGCGACTCGGAAGGCATCAGGAACCGCTGCGAGGCGGATCGCCAATGCGCCGGACGGCAGACGGTGAATGTCGCCGTCGTCCTTCTCGACGAAGATGCAGAGATCGTCCGTAGGACAAACGCCGATCTGGGTCGGCGAGATGTCCTTGATCGTTGCCCCGACCGACTGCGCGAGTTCGGTCAGCGGCACGTACGCCGATCCGTCGTGGACGAGCATCGGAATGGTGTGCGCCACGCCACGGTGCACAAAGGACAGCCTCGCTCCGGAACCGGACAGCGACGTGCCCAATGCAGCGATCAGGAATCCGAGCGCCGTCACAGCCAACGCGTTCCCTCCCCATAGTGCGCGCCGTATGCGCCTTCCGCCTTCGCGGCGGTTCGCCTACAATACCCAAAGTGGTGACGGCGCGGCAACCCAGCGCGGAAGGCAGTCGGCATGCACGACGACAGAAACCAGCCGAAGCGTCCGGCGGAGATCGACCGGAGCCGCAGCGACCTGTCGGAACGCCATCCGAACCTCGTCCAGGACATTCTAGCACGCGGGAGGCGCGAGCTCGCCAAGTCGTCCAAGGCGGCTGAGTCGTTCGGACAGGGGCTGGCGGCGCTCAACGAGAAGCGCTACGCCGACGCGCTCCGGGCTTTCAACGCCGCAGGCGAAGCCGACCCGGAAGCCGGGAACGTCCGCTACTACACGGGTCTGACGCGCTTCATGCTCGGGCAGTACTCCGCCGCCGTGTCGGAGTACTCCGCCGCCATAGACCGAGGCTATGCGGAACCGGATGTCGTCCAGAGCCTCGGCGATGCCCTCTTCCTCCTCGAATGCTACTCCGAAGCCGCCGAAGCGTACTCGGCGGCGATTAGCGTGCGACCGTCGGCGGATGCCTACACGCGCATGGGCAACGCGCTGTCGATGGCTGGGGAACGCGACCGCGCTGTCGCGGCGTTCAAGGAGGCGCTCCTGCTCAAGCTCGTCTCTGTGACGGCTGGGGATGTCGAGCCGATGGACGAGCGCGGTGACGAGACACTCAACCGACCGGACGGAACACCACCGCGACGAAGATGATCGCGAACGCGACCCACCCGACCATCCGCATCGCCAGATAGCCGTGCCACGACTTCCCGACGCGCACGGTGTCACCCACCGTTGCCGCCTCGAGGAGGCGTCGGTTCCTCACCGCCGCGAACGCCGTGAAGAGAAGCAGCACCACCACTGCCGTCAACTTCGTATGAAGCCATCCCTCACGGAAGTAGTGCGGACGCATCGCCGCGAGCACGATCCCGACGATCGGCGTGATCGTCGCGATGGGCATCTCGACGCGCACGAGCAGCCTCCGCACGGACTTCAGACGCTCGACCCGGTCATCGGCGCGCTCGAAGGTCCACGTCAGGTAGTCGCACGACAGCGCCACACCGACCCACGCCGCGCCGACGAGCAGATGAACCACGTGGGACAGATTGTAGATGAGCAATGTGGGCATCGTGTAGCGTCTCCTCTCGCCACTTCAGGAGTCGGCGGCGTCGCAGTCCGAGTCCACCAGCCAGTCCAGGGCAGCGCCCGCGACCACGCCAACGCCATGGAGTTGCTCATCCGTAGCCGCCCCCACCACCCTTCGAGACGAAGAGCTCGACCTCCTCTGGCGAAATGACAGGGGTGATCTGCGAAAGAGCTTTGGAGTCGATGATCTTCTTCGCATTCAGTGCAGCGTTCAACGCCCGGCTGGATATCCACGCGCGATTCCATAGTTGCTGGTTGTCTCCTGCGAGCACCTTACAGATGGGCTCGTCATACTCAAACCCAGATGCCATATCGAGTGGGAGCGTCACACGCTGCATCCAGATCTGCATGTAACCAGTGTTAGGTATCCGCTTGAATTTAGCT
This is a stretch of genomic DNA from Candidatus Poribacteria bacterium. It encodes these proteins:
- a CDS encoding tetratricopeptide repeat protein encodes the protein MDVQGAEAARPYVEAAGSTHPSLVDSANRLGALFGFIVVPNTFLIDEAGRFVAQARDREEVEKWAADASTGSVEPEKPGPDPSEAMRAYEALVRLAPNDGRLWAELAESRRRSGESSAAMAAYERALELGAESASVHFGLGALLMAQGRKNEAVDHLRRALRLEPNNYVIRKQIWALEHPDRFYEGGIDWDWQREQLERERAAQ
- a CDS encoding tetratricopeptide repeat protein yields the protein MHDDRNQPKRPAEIDRSRSDLSERHPNLVQDILARGRRELAKSSKAAESFGQGLAALNEKRYADALRAFNAAGEADPEAGNVRYYTGLTRFMLGQYSAAVSEYSAAIDRGYAEPDVVQSLGDALFLLECYSEAAEAYSAAISVRPSADAYTRMGNALSMAGERDRAVAAFKEALLLKLVSVTAGDVEPMDERGDETLNRPDGTPPRRR